The genomic DNA ATATCTTAACATTACTTTTTATAAACTATTAGAAAAGATGCTTTTACAGTTTTCCACACCTTATCTCCGTACCAGCCACCGTATTACAGACCAGCGGGATTCCATACAAGTATACAACTACCGTATTACTGGCCAGCGGAGACACGGATCTCTGCATATCCCGAGCAATACTTTACCATCACTTCTTCCGCCAGCACAGCAGCGGAACATCACAGCAAAAAATGATCTAAACAACATCGCCAAATTTACAACCTAAAAGCACAACAGCGTGACATCACAGCAAAAATTGATCCAAACAACATTTGCTAAATTTACAACCTTAAAGAACAATGACTTTGAAGTTCAGTTGTAGCATCCAACAACCAGCATGAAGCAGTATCTTTGTAAGCCACTGTTATTGGAGGCGGGGATAAGTTATATTCTCATAAATAGTTGGAAGGTTACGTACAACAGTGCAATCATATCCGTATCTTACTGCAAGCATGACCTAGTAATACAGTAATTGAAGGAAACCAAGCTTCCAACATCCTTCCAAATGATAAAGCTTTCAAAATCCTTTCAAAAACAAAGCACTTAGGATCTAGAATCCACTTTGCCCCTATCTATTCATTTCCATAGCATTTCTACTGCCTCaattccaaaaagaaaaaaggaaagagacCTAACGAAGGGCTAGTGATGTATATCTAGTTTTACCACCATGATTCATGAGGAGCCCCAGTAAGATGTGACGAAGGCCATATTCCAAACCTAGGATTTTCAGCTTGACTAGATGCTGAGAGCAGGTTCCAGTGGCTCAGCAACACCACTCCCACCGTTCAGGACTACTACCTTGCCATCTGAATCCACGTCAACAATAGCAGAATCACCTTCTTTCACCTCACCAGCCAGAATCTTCTCTGCCAGACTGTCTTCCAAGAGCCTCATGATAGCTCGGCGCAGAGGCCTGGCACCATAGCTCGGGTTGTAACCTTCGTCAACAACCCTATCGCGGAACCTCTCAGTGACTTGGAGATTAATGTCCTTCGCCTTGAGCCGATCAAATACTTCTTTCAGCATAATATCAGCAATCTCCTTCACCTCCAACTTTGTCAGCTGCCGGAACACAATCATCTCATCCAATCTGTTCAAGAACTCTGGCCGGAAATACTGCTTCAACTCCTCCGTTACCAGGCTCTTGATCCTGTTGTAGCTGCTGTCCTTCTCTTCGTAATCAAGGTCAAATCCAATCTTGCGGCCTCCCTTCTCGATGACACTGCTTCCGACATTGGATGTCATGATAAGCAGTGTGTTCTTGAAATCAACTGTCCTTCCCTTACTGTCCGTTAGTCTCCCATCTTCCAAGATCTGAAGCATCATATTGAAGACATCTGGATGTGCCTTTTCAATCTCATCAAAGAGAACAACCGTGTATGGACGGCGACGAACAGCTTCAGTAAGTTGGCCACCCTCAGTGTAGCCAACATAACCTGGAGGTGACCCGATGAGCTTGGCGACAGTATGTCTCTCCATGAACTCACTCATGTCAAGCCTGATCATGGCTTCCTCTGATCCAAAGTAGTAGGCTGCTAGAGACTTTGCTAATTCTGATTTGCCAACACCAGTTGGTCCAGAGAATATGAAGCTAGCAATTGGTCGATTCGGATTCTTGAGTCCAACACGAGCACGGCGGATAGCACGGCTAATAGCTTTGACAGCCTCATCCTGGCCAATGATGCGTGTATGCAGTGTATCCTCCATCTTAAGGAGACGGTCAGACTCATCAGATGAGACTTTCTCCACTGGTATTCCAGTCCAAGAGGAGACTATATGTTGAATGTCTGCCTCTGTGACAAGAGGACCAACTTCGCCAGATTCAGTCTCTGCTTTAATCATCTCCTTGCTCTTGTCAATAATAGCTGTAATTTGGGCCTTCAGCTCCATTTCACGATCTCTTAATTCCCCTGCCTGTCAACGAACAACAATTATCAGATCACATGGACAGTTCTAGATGCAGTATAATTGTTTCGGCATCATGACTACTGATTGCATTAGAACTTTTTGTAGCATCCAGAACAGGTTTTACCCAGACATGAAGCAAAAATGATTAGATCAATTTATATATTTACAGACACACACATTGAGTCTTTGTACAGAGCAATTTTCAGAAGTTATACCTTCTCGAAATCTTGGCCGCGAACAGCCTCATTCTTCTGCTTGGTTATCTGCCTAAGCTCTTTGTCCAGCtctttggcttcatcaggcaGCTATGATATATAAATGACATGTTTAGATAAGAGCAATGCAGCTAACTGTATTTTCTAGGATAAGACGAATTCACTGGTAGTACCTGTGCATGCCTCAGCCTAACACGGGATCCAGCTTCATCAATCAAGTCAATAGCTTTATCAGGCAGGAAGCGGTCGCTGGTGAAATAGTAAAATAAAGGAAGTTTGTTAAAAttggaattaaaaaaaaagatttatcAGCAATCAAAGATGTAACCATTCCTTCACTAGTAAAAGAAAAATTTACAAATCCAAAAATAGAAATTCTACATGAGGTTTTTGCTTCTAGGAGCGACCCAAAACACTGATCATGTCCCATGGATGAAGGAGAAAACAGCAAAGCTCAAGCAGCTAGCTCATCTAGCAGTGTCCTGGAATACACTATTAAACATGCAAGGACTGAGGGTAATATGACTAATCATTTCTCGATGGACAATCGAATCAAGTATTCCTACTATGATGGTAAATCTTAATTCACTGTAGGCCATTTTCACTCACCCCAGAATAACCAAGGAAACAGCGACAAAACTGCCACTCTACAAATAAGTGATTCCCAGAAACTTATCAACCACACCATGGCAAGGTCAAACAAACTTTTAAAAGGTAAAATTGCGGCCAATAAATAAAACCAGCAGCGGTACATATTTCAATGGACATGATATAAGCCAAAGTTTTATAAAAGAACAGTGATAATAAAAGCGTGATATGATGCATCACAGACCTGATATACTGATATGATAACTGTGCTGCAGCAACTAGAGCTTCGTCTGTGTATCTCAGCTTATGATGGAGTTCATATCTCTCACGAAGTCCTCTTAAGATCTGTATTGTTTCATCAACAGTTGGCTCTGGAACTTTAACCGGTTGGAATCTTCTCTCCAATGCAGGATCTTTCTCCATATGCTTCCTATACTCATCCAGAGTTGTGGCACCAATGCACTGAAGCAATAACAATATAGTTATAAATTAAAGGGTGAATTTGAGCAGTTCATATGTTATTTATGGACATGGTttataaagtaaagaaacagcTACTAGAGTCAGCTACGATAAGGGCCATGGGAACTTTGGATTTAACAAGACACAAACGACCAAATTCGAAATCAAGAATCTGTACCTGCAGTTCACCTCTAGCAAGAGCAGGTTTCAAGATGTTAGCAGCATCGATTGCACCTTCAGCTGCACCAGCACCAATCAGCGTGTGCACTTCATCAATAAAGAGAATAATGTCTTCATTTTGCTTTATTTCCTCCATAAGCTTCTTCAATCTTTCTTCAAACTCTCCACGGTACTTGGTACCAGCCACAAGGAGCCCCATGTCAAGAGTAATAACCTGGCCCAAAGAAAAAGTGTTCAATTTTCTGAAACGCCATGGGGGTAGTTAGGAAGAAATAATTTATTTCAAATCCCGCCAATCACAGAATCGCATCTCACGCTAATGGTATCGGTATAGTGTACAAAGCCCAACGTAAGCCTTGGCATGTTACAGTAGGTACTTACGTGGTAAAAGCAGCATGTTTGTCAGTTGTCACTACAAACTATATAATTTGGAAGTGAAAATGATTAATTCCAACACAAGGGGCACATCTAGGAAGAATTAGCATAGTGCAACAATCCATTGACAACTAACAACATGGATCCAAAATAGGTTAGCCTAACAAACCTTCTTTCCTTCAATTGTTTCTGGAACATCCCCATTGGCAATGCGCTGGGCAAGCCCCTCTGCAATAGCAGTCTTGCCAACACCAGGCTCTCCGATTAGGCAGGGGTTATTCTTTGTTCGCCTGCCCAAAATCTGGGTTACACGCTCAATCTGGTTCTGTCTGCCAACAACTGGGTCAAGTTTTCCCTGCAGCACACGGTGGTTAGACTTCATTTCTTTAATAGCTCACTTGTGTGAGAACAAGCCAAAGGGGGACACGAAAAATACCTCTTCTGCCAGTTTTGTCAAATTAGTACCATATTCCTCAAGTGTGGGCATCTTCTGGCCACTGGCACCTCCACCAACTCCAGCACCAACAGCTTCCGTGCTTTCACCAACCATTCTTATGACCTGCACATCATGTCAAAATTTGACTACCTTCGAAAAATTGACCATGAACAATAACACTAAAAGATAATTACCTGGGTACGGATGTTGTTTGGATCAGCACCAAGGCTCTCAAGCACACGGGCGGCTACGCCCTCACCCTCACGAAGTAGCCCCAGGAGTAAGTGCTCAGATCCTATATAGTTGTGCCCTGAATCATGAGCAATGACGAATATTAGTGAAAAGGATATGTACCTTTTTTAAAAGCGAAAAATAATCTCACAAGGTCATATTCCAAACTTAGAAATGAATAGACATAAAAGCGGCTAGCTAAGTGGCAAGACTGTTTCTGGTACTAATGACTCGATAACTGATCACTGATGTGATCTCAAGGTTTCACCAGAGAACAATaaataatactccctccgtcccataaTATAGTTATATAGTACTtttaggtttgtcctaagtcaaactatcTCAGGTTTGACTAGGTTTATCAAAAAAATAGTCACACCTACGACATCAAATATACACAATAAAATTATATTTCATGATAGATCTGATGATACTAATTTGGTGCCACGGATCCtaatatattttaatataaatttTCATCAAACCTAATATAGTTTGACTTAGGAAACCACAAGAAAATACTGTTGCACTGCTATGAACTATGATTGTGCCTACTTTATACACAAACCCTGCTGATCTTTATGGCCTTTTCCATTTAAAGTATAATTCTGAACCAGCAATAAGCCATAGATTCAAACATAATACATGATGGCGAGCAATCAACTATGCATAATCATGCATTATGAAGTTAAATTTTCATGTCTAATAAGGAACAGGGGTTTTCCAATTAAAAAGAAACTAAAGTTTAGGATAGTCGCACTAAAATTTGATGTTATGCCTACAGAGCCATGGATATAGCAAGCAAGGTATACTTAGAATAAGACTATAATATGGAACTAGCTGAAATCTGTGCATAGGTGAAGAATTACCTAGCTGGCGAGCTTCTTCAAGTGATAGTTCCAATACACGCTTCGCACGGGGTGTGAACGGGATTTCAACAGCCACAAACCCACTACCTCGGCCAATAATCTTCTCAACTTCCACTCGGGCATCCTTTAGATTAATTCCCATAGATTTCAGAACCTTCGCTGCAATCCCAGTTCCCTCACCAATAAGACCTAGTAAAATCTGCTCTGTCCCAACAAAGTTGTGGCCTAGACGTCTGGCCTCCTCCTGCGCAAGCATAATCACCTTGATGGCCTTTTCAGTGAAGCGCTCAAACATGGCCCGAACCACACCTCTTGACGCTGAACCCCGTGGCCGCGAAATCTGACTTGCTACGATAGATCCGAAGTCACGCTTGATCACAGACCTCGTGTCAAGAAAATTTGTCTGCCGCAGCCCTTGGAAGCCTCCAAGAGTAAGCGTCCGCGTCGGCGTACTGCGCAACATCGTGGCCCTCGCGCGCACACGAGATCGACCAGAGCTGCTCCGGTGTAATACGGTGGGAACAATCGCAGACTGAACTAGAGTCCCCTCCATATTGAACCGGTCAAAGAATCCCTAGCCAAGTGTCAATGAAGCCTGCAAGCGGTACAGTATTTGGTATCATAAGACAAATAACACATGAAGCTAAGCCACATAGCACTTTGTGATGCAGAAACAAGTTTGCAACTATAATTGTGCAGTGACAACAGTTCATTAAGGAGAAAAGATAGCACTcgataacccccccccccccaaagatACATATTCTACAATTCAACTGGATAGATATTAGTATAACACCAAGGATCCAATTAGGTTCACAAATATAACAAAATTAAAGTCCCCTTCACATCCCCGAGGAAGCATGCAACACGAACATGAGGGGGAAGGAAATTAGCGCAACAGCCAAGAAAGCAATACCACTAGCCATTACAGATCACAGTTAGAACAAGCAACAAAAATATATCTTGATACTATTTATCCATAATACATGGGTGCACGCTTCAGCAATTAGCGTCGAAACAAATCAGTTAGCCTAGGCTCCATCTTTATTACGCTACCGACTTCAACCAGGAATAATCCGCGGGCATTCCTGCCGGTTCTAACGACTAACCGCCACCGGCGACCTTAATCCTATCAGTATCCACACCTCCAAAGGCAGGGAGGAACATCCGCAGGCGCGCCACGAAGTTCGGCCCCCAGATTCATCCGCAGACGCACACCCACCCGGATTAAAACAAATGAACCAAACAGGTGACGGGGACGGGATCGATTGATTCGGAGGCAGGGAAACCTGAGCCGGACGCTACGCCGGCGCCGCAACGGAGCCCTAGCGAGGGCAGGGAGGGATGGGGCGGCAGCTCTCGCGGTCGGGgacgggggagggggaggagggtcAGTGGATAAGAAGGGGAGACGGCGACGGAGATGGCTACGCGACGGAGACGGGAGACTTCGCCGAACACGTGCTctgcccttttttttcttcgccCGAGTGCGCAGCCCAACTAGCCTGGGCAGCCCGTTTGGCCCATATTGAGCCTGCACCTCTCTCTGGCCCGGCCTTTACCGACTCCACAACCCACCAAAGCCCACGACCGGCCCGCCTCGTTGCCGACTCCAGAACCCATCGGCCGTCTCCGTCGTCTTCTTCTCCAGGTAGGTGCCGAGCGCATCGTTCTTCCCCAAACCCTTGCGATCCCCAACTCGAACCCCCTCCCACCCACGGCCAGAGCCGGGGCCCGGGACCAGCAGGACCTTCGAGGAGCCTCCGGAAGCCGCGTCGTCGATGGCGGCCGAGGGCGGCGGGGGGCAGGAGGCGTTCGAGGCGCGGGTGAAGCGCCTCTTCGACGCCGTGCCGGACTCCTCCTTCCCGGCGGCGTCCTGGTCCGTGGCCTCGGGCGACGTCGAGCGCCTTCGCTGGGCGAAGCCGTCGGAGGCCCgcgacgccgaggaggaggccgcgggcAAGGCCGGCCGCGGGGACACGCCCTGCGCCTCCGCGTTCTACGACGCCAACGGCTGCCTCCGCGGGCGGAGGCGCAGGTCCAGGCAGGAGGAGTTCGAGGGGGACCTCGACGACCTggatgaggacgaggaggagggtaTGGGCAGGGGGAGGAAGAcggccgaggaggacgaggaggagggggtTAGGGTTAGCATCGGCCTCGACCCGACTCTGGATCGGGAGGTGAGGAAAATTACCTTCGGTCACTCGTTGATTTGGCCAGATACTTGTGCCCCATGATAAGCTGTTCTTACGATGTCATAATTGATGCTTGCCATTATGTTGGAAGTTGGAACTAAACTCTGAATTAAGGTTAGGATCAAATCAACTTTTGATCTTCAGTATATGCCTGTTTTAAGAACAAATTCTACTTAGGATTTGTTGCCCTCCTAACTAGGGTTCTGCATAATTTGGACAAAGAGTAGGCGGAGAAAATCGGACCACTGTATTGATGAGTTTCTCTGTTATTTTTGCCACCTATGACCTAACTAGGGTTCTGCATAATGTTGTTGCATTTTGGCTTCTGTTGGAATGGGAGTGTTAGGATTCAAATCCTTAGGGTTTAGTACAAATATGAACTAAAACCTAAAAACTTCCTAGCCCCCTCTTTCAAAGCCCTTAATGGTTTTTTCTAGGCCATCAAGGGCAGTTTGTTATTTGGAAGGGATCCTGTCCCTATCTCCTTTTGGTTATTATGAAGTTGTAGGTAGTATAAATGATGAAGCATGTTATTGACTAATGGGATATCCTAAGTTGAGTGTGATATTCACTGGATGTTGAAAACACTTCAAGTAACTTAACTGGATTATTCTTCGATGTTTGTTCACAGCCTGTCATTATGATTTGTCATCCCTATGGCCTCTGGTTTGTTTGTATTGGTAATCTTACAagagttgtttttttttttacaggAAGAGGAGGACAAGTATGACAGAGAGGCCTTTGGTAGAGAGGATCCTGCAGACCGTGTGTACATGAACGATATAATGGATGATGGCATAAACATGAGCATCAACAGTATAGTCCCTGACCTCCTTGATGATTCCATTGAAGACGTTTACCGTTTTTCGAAGGATCCTCGGGCAGACATCAGGGCAGCATCTGCAAGACTAAGAGAAGATGATGGTTTGGCTAAAGATGGTAACTCTCACTATGCCGCTCAGGCGAAGGAGCTCCCTACTGTAGGAATGCAGATAAAGAAAGCTGTGGAGGATGTCAATGTAAAACCTATActgaagaggaaggaggagcaaGCCAATTTAAAACCAAGGAAACGTGTCAGGTTTGATGCCAGTGTTAAGGTTCCAGAGTCGGATATGTTTGAACATGATGAAGATTCTCCAATGGTTCCTCAATCCATGGATGTAGTCACAGAGAAGGAGAACACGTCCACTCCATCTGAGACTCCTGGGGTTCCTGACTACATAAGGAACCCTTCAAAGTACACACGTTACACCCTGGATGTACCAGAGTCTAACGAAGCCTCTAACAGGAGAGCTCTTGCAGATCTGCATGATCTGTTAGGGAAATCAGATCCCAACAAGATACATTCTGGGACCCCTGTTGAGATTCCTAGCTCGGTCACGTTCATTCCCCGCAAAAAGtcagttgatgcgatggcagtGGATGAGGGTCCCAGAACTAGCGATTCCAACTCATCTGTAATTGGTATGGTGGCAGGAGCCTCTGATGAAACTGATCAATGTGAGATGGATGAAGATGACAGCAAAGCATCGTCAACACCACAGATGCATACGAACTCAAAGGCAAGCTCCCGTCGTTACAGGTCAATTAGAactgatggtgatgatgagtGAAACTGACAATAGCAGAGTCCGTAGTCCAATGTTTATTTTAAGAATCTTTCAAGTTTCAGATTTCCATATGTAAATCGGGATATATGTATGTGCCTTTGCTTTGGTCTTATGATATGAGCAACCAGCTTTTATTACTTTGGTGTTACTCGTATTTTTAATTGGTCTATAATTGCTTATACTGGCCTAGTGGGAATAGCAGAGGAACTAACCCTAGACGGTCTGTCATCAGATATGCACTTCAATTCCTCTGCAGGATCCAGAGCCAGCATAATACAGAGTTTTGCACCATGGAGGCATACAGATACACATTCCATGGGTTAAAAAAAAAAGGGCATCCCATTTCAGGTTTCTGACCAAATTTCAGAACCAACCCACAAGAACAATAGGATGCCAAGAACCTGTATCAATCTGTACATTCTTCTGTACATTCTTGCAGCGTTTTATTTACGGTGCTCAAGACACATCCTGTGGCGGCTACAGCTTATCAGCAATTCTGTAGAGGGCATCAGCCACCTTGCCGAGCACACCGAGCAGGCTGCTCACCTGGTCCTTCCTCTGCTCCCTGTCCAGTCGGCTGTTGATGTTCTGTGCCTCCAGCTGTGCCGCCACCATCTGGCTACTTCGGTCTAGGATCTCCACCAGCTGCCCCTGCAGGTTGGTCATGGCAGCTCGTCCAGAGGTGTTGTCATCGCTGCGCTGCCTCTTCTCCCCATACTGTGCTGGTGAGTCCTCCGTAATTTGCTCTGGCTGCTTTCTTTTTGATGTGCCTGCTGTTCGGAAACATGGCTGATTGTTAGGGATGAAACCTACTCAAGCTTAAAGTTCTACTGCTCTTAATTTATTTGGGTTGCATGTTAGATTATTTGATTATAGAAGTATGCCTAAACATTCAAGTGGATACTGGATTGGTTGATTATTAGAAGGGGACTAAGAATCTAAGATGATCACT from Panicum virgatum strain AP13 chromosome 7N, P.virgatum_v5, whole genome shotgun sequence includes the following:
- the LOC120682867 gene encoding chaperone protein ClpC1, chloroplastic-like gives rise to the protein MEGTLVQSAIVPTVLHRSSSGRSRVRARATMLRSTPTRTLTLGGFQGLRQTNFLDTRSVIKRDFGSIVASQISRPRGSASRGVVRAMFERFTEKAIKVIMLAQEEARRLGHNFVGTEQILLGLIGEGTGIAAKVLKSMGINLKDARVEVEKIIGRGSGFVAVEIPFTPRAKRVLELSLEEARQLGHNYIGSEHLLLGLLREGEGVAARVLESLGADPNNIRTQVIRMVGESTEAVGAGVGGGASGQKMPTLEEYGTNLTKLAEEGKLDPVVGRQNQIERVTQILGRRTKNNPCLIGEPGVGKTAIAEGLAQRIANGDVPETIEGKKVITLDMGLLVAGTKYRGEFEERLKKLMEEIKQNEDIILFIDEVHTLIGAGAAEGAIDAANILKPALARGELQCIGATTLDEYRKHMEKDPALERRFQPVKVPEPTVDETIQILRGLRERYELHHKLRYTDEALVAAAQLSYQYISDRFLPDKAIDLIDEAGSRVRLRHAQLPDEAKELDKELRQITKQKNEAVRGQDFEKAGELRDREMELKAQITAIIDKSKEMIKAETESGEVGPLVTEADIQHIVSSWTGIPVEKVSSDESDRLLKMEDTLHTRIIGQDEAVKAISRAIRRARVGLKNPNRPIASFIFSGPTGVGKSELAKSLAAYYFGSEEAMIRLDMSEFMERHTVAKLIGSPPGYVGYTEGGQLTEAVRRRPYTVVLFDEIEKAHPDVFNMMLQILEDGRLTDSKGRTVDFKNTLLIMTSNVGSSVIEKGGRKIGFDLDYEEKDSSYNRIKSLVTEELKQYFRPEFLNRLDEMIVFRQLTKLEVKEIADIMLKEVFDRLKAKDINLQVTERFRDRVVDEGYNPSYGARPLRRAIMRLLEDSLAEKILAGEVKEGDSAIVDVDSDGKVVVLNGGSGVAEPLEPALSI
- the LOC120682869 gene encoding uncharacterized protein LOC120682869, with the translated sequence MAAEGGGGQEAFEARVKRLFDAVPDSSFPAASWSVASGDVERLRWAKPSEARDAEEEAAGKAGRGDTPCASAFYDANGCLRGRRRRSRQEEFEGDLDDLDEDEEEGMGRGRKTAEEDEEEGVRVSIGLDPTLDREEEEDKYDREAFGREDPADRVYMNDIMDDGINMSINSIVPDLLDDSIEDVYRFSKDPRADIRAASARLREDDGLAKDGNSHYAAQAKELPTVGMQIKKAVEDVNVKPILKRKEEQANLKPRKRVRFDASVKVPESDMFEHDEDSPMVPQSMDVVTEKENTSTPSETPGVPDYIRNPSKYTRYTLDVPESNEASNRRALADLHDLLGKSDPNKIHSGTPVEIPSSVTFIPRKKSVDAMAVDEGPRTSDSNSSVIGMVAGASDETDQCEMDEDDSKASSTPQMHTNSKASSRRYRSIRTDGDDE